Genomic window (Patescibacteria group bacterium):
GATTTCTTCAAAGGGTTTTGGAGAAATCCAAATTAGAGAGGTATAATTTGAAACGTTGAAAACTTGATTGGAACCAAACGAAATAAGCTTTTTGACGGAACCTTCTCGAAGTGTAAATTCCCTTAGGCCTCTTCCAAACCGAGAGTTAATCCATTTGTGGGGCATTATGTAGTTTAATACACCTTGTCTATTGAGTAGCATAAAACCTTTTTCTGTAAATAATACATATAAATCATAAGAACCAGTCGCTGTTTCATATTTGTTTTTGTATATATCTGTCAATTCGGGTGTCGATTTTTTAATACCTTGAATTCGCAGGTAAGGTGGGTTACCAATGACAATATCGAACCCACCCCGGTCTTCAAAAACTTCAGAAAAGTTGATGTGCCAGAGAAAGAATGGTCTAGTGTTGGATTTTTTGAATTCTTTTATCTCTTCCAACTTGTTTTCTTTCCCTTTTTCTTTGAGCGCTGTTTCTATCAAGTCCCAGGTTAAATCCTCAATTTGTTTTTTTAGCTTGTCCTTTTCAGATTTGTGTTTTGCTTTGAAGAACTTATTTCTTAGCTCTTGCAATCGGTCAGTTAATTTTTCCGTTTCTGTTTTTACCACTTCAAATTTTCCTTGTTCTGGTTCGTCCTCACCATCAATATCGAGCTTAACCCCCTCGTACTCACTAAGAAGACTATTGCCCTGCATGATTTTGTAGTCCAAATTAGGAAGAGCGCGGATATTGTGACGGCTTTCTTCATCTACAATTAGGGAAAGCCAAAGACGGAGTTTGGCAATTTCTACTGCACCAGGGTCAATATCCACACCGTAAAGGGAGTTTTGGATTGCATGTCGTTTAAATTCGTAGGTAGTGCGGTCTCCATCATCAATAAAAGGAGTGAGGGCACGGCGGGCGCTAACAATTTCCTTCATCATACCTACAGGAAAAGCACCGGAACCAACAGCAGGGTCACACACTTTTATCTCTGCTAACTTTTCGTCAATGAAATCTGCATTTTCCTTAACGAGTTTTGGCATTTTGGAGGTATAGGTTTCCGTTTCTTCGTTCTGCTTTTCCACCTGTTTTTCGTGCTCTATCAATGATTCTCCGTGTTCCACCAACACGCGAACAGCTTCTTTTAGTTCGTCCTCTTTAACGCTTCCCAATTCTTCGGCAAGTTCCGTTGCCAAGTAGTTGATTAAGCTTTCTTGGCACATATAGTGAACAATTTCCCGCGGGGTGTAGTAAGTTCCTTTAGATTTTCTATCCTCCACTTCTAACAGATTTTCAAATACTTTCCCCAACATTTCGGGGTCAATTGCTACTTCCTTTTCTAGAGGCTCGTCTTCTTTAACTGTAAAGTTATAACGGTCAAAGATATCTAAAATCCCTGTGCCTATATCTCCTTCTTTTGTTTCCTCTTTGTTGGAAAATAACTCGTTGGATAAATTTATATCGGTGTGCACCCAATCATAATCAAAAATAGGGTCAAACAAACCTCCGTTCAGGAAAGGAATTTTGCAGTTAAAGCGGCTGTAGTAATCATCCGGCCGTTCCACAGCTAGGGCTTCGTAGAAGAGCGGTTCCAATATATCGTTAAAAAAGTTATCGTAATCGGCGAGCTTACCCTCAAATAAACGGCGGAGGAAATCTTTTGGTCCCGTACCCCAATCTGCATCACGGGATACTCCAAACCAACCCTTCTTTTGTAGAAAGTAAAGGAAAACAATTTGGCCAAGCAACTTTTTGGCGAAATCTACCGTATCTACATTTTTATCTTCAAAGTCTTTTTTTACCGCCTCATTTTCTTTTGAAACTTTGTCTAAAGCATCTTTAACCTTATGGTAAAGTTTGCGGTATTTTTCAAAGAATTCCTTGGTAACAACTTCAATGTCAAAAGCGTCTTCCAAGTCTGTAAGGCTAGGTTTTTCTTCGCTTGTTAGGAGAGGCAGAAGTTGTTTTCTAGCAGTATGTGTATTTTCGTGTTCGCCAACCAGAAAAGACCACCGCCTTGCCGGAGTTAGCTCCTTTTTTATTTTAACGTTACCTTCGCTAGTTTGATCCAAATCGTACTCCATTTTAACTAAAGAAAAACGCCAATCTTCTTGGTTCGGAGCAACGAAAGCAACCACTGCCGCGTCTTTGGCATAACTACGACTGCTGCTAAGGTACCAAGCAACAAAGTTACGTTGCATTGTCCGCGCTCTTTCTAGTGAAGTTTCTTTTTGCAGTTGTACAATAAGGATATCTAGTTTGTTGCCTTTTGGATCGGGGTACTTACCAACTCTGGTTAAAGTTTTGATGTATTCCTGATAGGATTTGCGGATAGTGTTTCCGCGATAGGTAAAAGTAGCAGGATCAATGGACTTGAAGAGGTTTTTAATAAAATAGGTGAATTTCTCCTTTTCAAAGGAGCTGTCGAAGGTTTCTGTTACTAATTGTTTTGCTGATTCTTTTTTCATTCACTACTAACTAAATATTCGGAAAGGATTACTTCCCGCGGCCCGGCTGTTTGGGCGCTGCTTTCGGCTAAAGTTTCTTTAAAGAATTCGGGGGCAATGTTTTTTCTTAGCACTGCCAAAAGTTTCAAAGGATCAATACCACTATTTTTTAGCTCTTCGTCAAGTTCTCTAGCCAATGTTTTTGTGGTCTGTTTGGGCAAGCCGCCTTCTTGCAAAAGACGGACCGTATCACGAATGTATTGTTCATCTTCCTCTGTAAAACCTTTGTACTGCTTTATTGGTTTGGAGCTTAGAATTTGCATGACTTTGGTTGCGCTGTCTCTTCCACCTTTTTTCTTAGCTAACTCTATTGCTTCTTCTGTTGTCGCAAACCGGAATTCCTCTTTATTCCGAGCTAGGTAGTCATAATAATGCTCACCAACATTTTCTCGCGGTGTTTTAGGATCAATTTCCAATATATTGGCGGCTTGGAAGAAATCCAATTCTTGGGTTTCTGCTTGGTCTGTTAAATAGAACTTCTCTAAGCGACCTTTGCGCATAAAAGATAGAAGTGCGTCTATCTCTCTTGTTTCCATTTTCCTTGCTGTCCTTGCTTTTTTAGGCAACCGCTTTACCTTTTCAAAGAGATCGGGGTCATCATCGCGAATATCACGGATTGTTTCTAGATATTTTAATTCGCTTTCCTCTTCTTGGTCTTCACCGGTAATAGTTTCCTTGCGGCTCAACTGCTCAAATAGGTCGTGGGATTTTATTTCCTCCCCTTCGGTTAACAGGCGCGCATCGTTACCAAGCATCTCAATAAACATTTGGATTTTGTACTCAGCGGCTTCTTTTAGCTTAATTTCTGTGTTTGCCTGGCTGGTGGGAAAGAAACTGTAAGTATAAATCTTTTCAAACGTTGTATCGACGCGGTTAATGCGCCCGGCCCTCTGCATTAGGCGGGTGGGGTTCCAAGGAATATCGTAATTTATAACTACATTGGAACGGTGTAGGTTCACACCTTCAGAGAGAACTTCGGTACTGATTAAAATCCGGTAATTGTCTTTAGGATAGCGGGCACGGGCATCAAAATTTTCAATAACTTTTTCCCGAACACTGGCGCTGGAACCCCCAGTAAAAAGCAGAACTTTTTCTGGGAATACTTGGCTAAGGTTCTTTTCCAGGTACTCTGCTGTTTCTTTGGATTCCGAGAAGACAATTAGTTTGTTTTCACTAAGCAATTGATTAGATTTAAGTAATTCAATAAACTCTTCTAGTTTGGGATCACGGTTTACCTTTCGCCACATGGTTTGGATTTGGTTTAGAATTTCCAAATCTGCTTCCAATTTTTCTTTTAGAGCCGGGTCAAAATCCTTACTGCTATATCTTTTGGCTTTGTCTTTGTCAATAAGCCTTTGTATTTCTGCATCGTCGTCATTTTCCAGAAGCTCAAAAATTTTATTGATATATTTTTTGCTAACGTAAACTTCACCATCCTTATAAGCTTCTAAGAATTGCTCATAGGAATAAATAAATCGCTCAAGAGACTTCCGAAATGCATAGAAACTGCTCTCTAGTCTTTTAATGAGAAGTATTTTCATAAACCGGCCCATGTTTTTTTGACCCTGCTCCTCGAAATCCTTGTCCTCTCCCTCGTAATAAAGCATTGGCATGTAGCGAGCGTAATTAAATTCTTGAGCAATTAATTCCACGGTTCTACTGAATATTTTGTCCTCTTGACTGTTTAGCTGGTAGAAGATCTGTTCTGGCTCCGCTACATCCGGAAATTTGAAATTTTGTTTCTCTAAGTCTTCGCCGTAATATTTTTGTACCTCATGACGAGTACGCCGCACCATTAAATATTTAAGTACTCTTTCCCGAATTTCACGCCCGTTTTGTTGGACAGTATCAATATATTTCTCGTAATCTTCTTTGCGATCCAAACCTTTAAGGCGACCTTCTAGGCTTGAGAAAAATCTTACCAAATTTGGTGTCCCGGGAATGGTGCTTTTACGTGATTTTTGAAAAAGTTTAATCTGGCTAAGAATATCCTGCGGTCTGTTGTTAAGCGGTGTTGCGGTCACAAGAATTACTCTTTTTCCCCGGCAAATCTGAGCTAGATATTCGTAGGTTTGTGTGCTTTCGTTTCGGAAACGGTGCGATTCGTCAATGAAAACGTTTTTGTATTCACCTGTACCTTTAAGGGCTAGCCTTTCCAGTTTGCCAATTGATTTGAAAGTTGCTGCCTCGTTGAAATCTTTAAAAACATTTTTCCACGAACCAGGATTTGCTTCTTTTAGAAGTGTTGGAGGCGCTAAAACAAGGTTTCTACCTTCTAGTTGCTGGGCGAGCATTGCTGCAACATATGTCTTGCCAAGCCCAACAACATCGGCAATAAAAACCCCGCCGTAGGAGTCTAGGATCTTTTTTGCATTCAACACTGCTTGTTTTTGGTACTCCAGTTTTTTGAAGTCTGGAGGTGTGTACTTAAAGAATAAATCTTCCTGTTGACTAAGATCGCTCTTGAAGTATTCGTAAAGAAACTTTAGGTAAAGCTCGTAAGGTTTAATTGTATTGTTAAGCCATGTACGTTTTTGTATCGTCTCGACATACTTATCACTTACATCGACAGCGTGTTTCCAAAGCTCCTCAAATTTATCTTTTGCAAAATTGTAATCACTTGATTTTTTTAGCTCCACATTGAACTCCAAGTTGTCAGCAAAACCACTTTTTGTGAAGTTGCTTGATCCTGTGATTACCCGCCCCACATCACGATCGCCCTTCTTGAATGTCATTATATAAAGCTTAGCGTGAAGATTTTCTGTTGGGTAGGCTTTAATTTCTAGTTTGCCCTTCGCTGCCCATTCAATGAATTTACGGACACCTTCTTCTATTTCTGGGTCATCCGGAGATTGCTCCATTTCCTGGGCAAGAAGATTAGAGAAGTGTTTTTTGGCTTCGGGATGGGAATATTGAAATTCAAGTTGTGAGGCTTCCTGGATGAGCAGCGCAGTTTCGGGGTTAGTACTAATACCGATGAGAATGCGGATCTTTTCTGTGTCTTCCAAGGATTTGTAAATTGCGTGGAACCCGCTAGTATAGAAATACCCAACCAAAACATCAAAAAACTCTGTATCTTTAATGAGGACTTTAAATCTTTCTAGCAGATTCCTCTCGCCCTCGTTGGTTATAAATGTTAGGTCTGTGTTTTTACCAGTGTTGGAAGGCTTCGCCACAATAGATACATTTTACTATAAATATAAGGTTTTAACAAAGTCCTTTAAGTTTCCTTAGGCGAATGGCTCTCCTGCAAAAAGTGTGGTTAAATCCTGAATTATTACTTTGGTTACGGGTTGCGACTTAAAAATAACATCCTGAGAGTCTCGAAGATAAATCTATTTCCCTTTTCGAGCCCTGAACCACTTGTGGTTCAGGGGGAGAAATCAAAATAGAAATTTTCCGCTTCTTTTGGTTTCTCATCCCGATACCGCTAGGAAGCGAATCGGGATTCGAAACAGAACTCTAACATGTTTATAGATATCTTCAAGCCCTAATCACAACCAAAAGCTCGAAAATAACCACATTAAACGCAGGAGAGCCTAGGCGAATTTGACAGGTGTAGGGGGATCGTGTATTATAGAGTCACTGCCGAGTAGTATGTGTGCGAACGCAGTAACTAATTAACCAATTACCTAAAATTTAATAATACTTTGTAACTTGTAACAGGAAATTTTTGAGCGCAAGCTCAGTTTCCTGTTTTTTTTATAGGTAAACCATGATCGATAAGACAAATCTTAAAGTTGAATACGTTCCAGCAGAAGAGCTTAACCCGGCTGAGTATAACCCGCGGCAGTGGGAGGATTCAGCAGTAGCGCACCTTACTGAAAGTATTGAAAGGTTTGGGCTGGTAGATCCATTAATCGTTAACTCCGCACCAAACCGGGAAAATGTGGTTATTGGTGGCCACTTTAGGCTTCATATAGCAAAGGAGCTGGATATAAAGGAGGTTCCCGTTGTTTATCTTAATATCCCTGATGTTGAGCGGGAAAAAGAGCTTAATCTACGTCTTAACAGGAATACCGGAGATTGGGACTTGGAACTTCTAAAGGAATTTGACATTGGCGCTCTTTTGGATGTTGGTTTTGATGACGCTGATCTTAGTGATATTTGGGACGACGTTTTGGAAATTGAGGACGATTATTTTGATACGGAAAAAGAGTTGGAAGAGCTTGGGGAACCGGAAACTAAACCAGGACAGCTTTTCCAGCTGGGAAAGCACAAACTGTTTTGTGGCGATGCAACTAATGCAAAGCACGTTGCGAAACTCGTTGCAGATAACCAGGTAGATATGATTTACAACGACCCGCCATATAACATTTCTCTTGATTATAACAAAGGTATTGGCACCAGCGGTAAATACGGAGGAACCAAAACTAAGGATGATAAAACAAGGGAGGAATATACAGAGTTCATTCGCCGGGCATTGCAGAACTCGCTTAGCGTTGCCAAAGAAGATACTCATATCTTTACCTGGTGCGATGAGAATTACATCGGTTTAATTCAGGAGTTATATGCCCAGCTTGGAATAAGCTTGAAAAGAGTATGCCTTTGGATCAAAAATAATCAAAATGTAACTCCGCAAATTGCCTTTAACAAGGCCTATGAACCTTGTGTTTACGGAACAATTGGTTCACCTTTTCTTTCGGAGAAAATCAGAAACCTGACTGAAGTTCTAAACAAAGAAGTAGGTTCCGGAAACAGGTTATTGGACGACATTGAGGATTATTTAAATATTTGGCTCACAAAAAGACTACCCGCGCAAGATTACGAGCATCCAACAGAAAAGCCTCCAACACTACACGAAAAGCCTCCAACACTACACGAAAAGCCTCTCAGGCGTTGTACAAAGCCGGGGGACGTTATCCTGGACCTTTTTGGCGGTTCGGGGTCAACCCTAATCGCTTGTGAACAACTTAAAAGAACAGCTTATTTGATGGAGATTGAACCAATATTTTGCGATTTGATAATTCGCAGATTTGAAAGGATTTCTAATGAAAAAGCAAGACTTATCAATTAAAACCGGAGACATTTTTAAACTTGGTGAGCACCGTTTGTTATGCGGGGATGCTTTGGAAGTTGATCAAA
Coding sequences:
- a CDS encoding TaqI-like C-terminal specificity domain-containing protein; amino-acid sequence: MKKESAKQLVTETFDSSFEKEKFTYFIKNLFKSIDPATFTYRGNTIRKSYQEYIKTLTRVGKYPDPKGNKLDILIVQLQKETSLERARTMQRNFVAWYLSSSRSYAKDAAVVAFVAPNQEDWRFSLVKMEYDLDQTSEGNVKIKKELTPARRWSFLVGEHENTHTARKQLLPLLTSEEKPSLTDLEDAFDIEVVTKEFFEKYRKLYHKVKDALDKVSKENEAVKKDFEDKNVDTVDFAKKLLGQIVFLYFLQKKGWFGVSRDADWGTGPKDFLRRLFEGKLADYDNFFNDILEPLFYEALAVERPDDYYSRFNCKIPFLNGGLFDPIFDYDWVHTDINLSNELFSNKEETKEGDIGTGILDIFDRYNFTVKEDEPLEKEVAIDPEMLGKVFENLLEVEDRKSKGTYYTPREIVHYMCQESLINYLATELAEELGSVKEDELKEAVRVLVEHGESLIEHEKQVEKQNEETETYTSKMPKLVKENADFIDEKLAEIKVCDPAVGSGAFPVGMMKEIVSARRALTPFIDDGDRTTYEFKRHAIQNSLYGVDIDPGAVEIAKLRLWLSLIVDEESRHNIRALPNLDYKIMQGNSLLSEYEGVKLDIDGEDEPEQGKFEVVKTETEKLTDRLQELRNKFFKAKHKSEKDKLKKQIEDLTWDLIETALKEKGKENKLEEIKEFKKSNTRPFFLWHINFSEVFEDRGGFDIVIGNPPYLRIQGIKKSTPELTDIYKNKYETATGSYDLYVLFTEKGFMLLNRQGVLNYIMPHKWINSRFGRGLREFTLREGSVKKLISFGSNQVFNVSNYTSLIWISPKPFEEIKYKEIKEALPKAENIGKALNNLKENQFSVIDNKWLKKEAWILTGKDAIKVIKKINIQPLSVGAVFARVSQGIASGKESVFFLEDCTVKNQETTGFSAELQSRVTIERALLKPILKGKDVDKYKPLEASHYTIFPYHFEKGKTRGVTEKFLKTRFPLGYSYLKKNETVLRARENRRFDNNKEWFLYSRKQGITDIERPKIITPEISLGTSMSFDSKGKYYHNTKCYSLVKKNNIQHSYLGLLGILNSKLLWFFIKTTGYVLRGGYYTFSSKYLEPFPLPQLDRQTAKKIEPLVDKIIKKKKQNSNSNTKDLETQIDQLVYKLYNLTPEEIGIVEGSTN
- a CDS encoding DNA methyltransferase, translating into MIDKTNLKVEYVPAEELNPAEYNPRQWEDSAVAHLTESIERFGLVDPLIVNSAPNRENVVIGGHFRLHIAKELDIKEVPVVYLNIPDVEREKELNLRLNRNTGDWDLELLKEFDIGALLDVGFDDADLSDIWDDVLEIEDDYFDTEKELEELGEPETKPGQLFQLGKHKLFCGDATNAKHVAKLVADNQVDMIYNDPPYNISLDYNKGIGTSGKYGGTKTKDDKTREEYTEFIRRALQNSLSVAKEDTHIFTWCDENYIGLIQELYAQLGISLKRVCLWIKNNQNVTPQIAFNKAYEPCVYGTIGSPFLSEKIRNLTEVLNKEVGSGNRLLDDIEDYLNIWLTKRLPAQDYEHPTEKPPTLHEKPPTLHEKPLRRCTKPGDVILDLFGGSGSTLIACEQLKRTAYLMEIEPIFCDLIIRRFERISNEKARLIN
- a CDS encoding helicase-related protein, whose amino-acid sequence is MAKPSNTGKNTDLTFITNEGERNLLERFKVLIKDTEFFDVLVGYFYTSGFHAIYKSLEDTEKIRILIGISTNPETALLIQEASQLEFQYSHPEAKKHFSNLLAQEMEQSPDDPEIEEGVRKFIEWAAKGKLEIKAYPTENLHAKLYIMTFKKGDRDVGRVITGSSNFTKSGFADNLEFNVELKKSSDYNFAKDKFEELWKHAVDVSDKYVETIQKRTWLNNTIKPYELYLKFLYEYFKSDLSQQEDLFFKYTPPDFKKLEYQKQAVLNAKKILDSYGGVFIADVVGLGKTYVAAMLAQQLEGRNLVLAPPTLLKEANPGSWKNVFKDFNEAATFKSIGKLERLALKGTGEYKNVFIDESHRFRNESTQTYEYLAQICRGKRVILVTATPLNNRPQDILSQIKLFQKSRKSTIPGTPNLVRFFSSLEGRLKGLDRKEDYEKYIDTVQQNGREIRERVLKYLMVRRTRHEVQKYYGEDLEKQNFKFPDVAEPEQIFYQLNSQEDKIFSRTVELIAQEFNYARYMPMLYYEGEDKDFEEQGQKNMGRFMKILLIKRLESSFYAFRKSLERFIYSYEQFLEAYKDGEVYVSKKYINKIFELLENDDDAEIQRLIDKDKAKRYSSKDFDPALKEKLEADLEILNQIQTMWRKVNRDPKLEEFIELLKSNQLLSENKLIVFSESKETAEYLEKNLSQVFPEKVLLFTGGSSASVREKVIENFDARARYPKDNYRILISTEVLSEGVNLHRSNVVINYDIPWNPTRLMQRAGRINRVDTTFEKIYTYSFFPTSQANTEIKLKEAAEYKIQMFIEMLGNDARLLTEGEEIKSHDLFEQLSRKETITGEDQEEESELKYLETIRDIRDDDPDLFEKVKRLPKKARTARKMETREIDALLSFMRKGRLEKFYLTDQAETQELDFFQAANILEIDPKTPRENVGEHYYDYLARNKEEFRFATTEEAIELAKKKGGRDSATKVMQILSSKPIKQYKGFTEEDEQYIRDTVRLLQEGGLPKQTTKTLARELDEELKNSGIDPLKLLAVLRKNIAPEFFKETLAESSAQTAGPREVILSEYLVSSE